A single region of the Pseudomonas marginalis genome encodes:
- the hpaE gene encoding 5-carboxymethyl-2-hydroxymuconate semialdehyde dehydrogenase: protein MIKHWINGREVESKDTFINYNPATGEAIGEVASGGAEEVAQAVAAAKEAFPKWAGTPAKERARLMRKLGELIEQNVPHLAELETLDTGLPIHQTKNVLIPRASHNFDFFAEVCTRMDGHSYPVDDQMLNYTLYQPVGVCALVSPWNVPFMTATWKTAPCLALGNTAVLKMSELSPLTANELGRLAVEAGIPKGVLNVIQGYGATAGDALVRHPDVRAISFTGGTATGKKIMQTAGLKKYSMELGGKSPVLIFEDADLERALDAALFTIFSLNGERCTAGSRIFIQESVYPQFVAEFAARAKRLIVGDPQDPKTQVGSMITQAHYDKVTGYIKIGLEEGATLLAGGLERPGNLSAHLSRGQFIQPTVFADVNNKMRIAQEEIFGPVVCLIPFKDEAEALQLANDTEYGLASYVWTQDIGKAHRLAYGIEAGMVFINSQNVRDLRQPFGGVKGSGTGREGGQYSFEVFAEIKNVCISMGSHHIPRWGV from the coding sequence ATGATCAAACACTGGATCAACGGCCGTGAGGTCGAAAGCAAAGACACCTTCATCAACTACAACCCGGCCACCGGCGAAGCCATTGGTGAAGTTGCCAGCGGCGGCGCCGAGGAAGTGGCGCAGGCGGTAGCGGCAGCCAAGGAAGCCTTTCCGAAGTGGGCGGGAACACCGGCCAAGGAACGTGCCCGCTTGATGCGCAAGCTCGGTGAGCTGATCGAACAGAACGTGCCGCACCTGGCTGAGCTGGAAACCCTCGACACCGGCCTGCCGATCCACCAGACCAAGAACGTGTTGATTCCACGCGCGTCCCACAACTTCGACTTCTTCGCCGAAGTCTGCACCCGCATGGATGGCCACAGTTACCCGGTGGACGACCAGATGCTCAACTACACCCTGTACCAGCCGGTGGGTGTGTGCGCATTGGTGTCGCCGTGGAACGTGCCGTTCATGACCGCCACCTGGAAGACTGCGCCGTGCCTGGCGCTGGGCAATACCGCGGTGCTGAAAATGTCCGAGCTGTCGCCGCTGACGGCCAATGAACTGGGACGCCTGGCGGTCGAAGCCGGGATTCCCAAAGGCGTGCTGAACGTGATCCAGGGTTACGGCGCCACCGCCGGTGATGCGCTGGTGCGCCACCCCGACGTGCGGGCGATTTCCTTTACCGGCGGTACTGCCACCGGCAAGAAAATCATGCAGACCGCCGGGTTGAAAAAGTACTCCATGGAACTGGGCGGCAAGTCGCCGGTGCTGATTTTTGAAGACGCCGACTTGGAACGCGCCCTCGACGCGGCACTGTTCACCATCTTCTCGCTCAACGGTGAACGCTGCACCGCCGGCAGCCGGATCTTCATTCAGGAAAGCGTCTACCCGCAGTTCGTCGCCGAGTTCGCCGCCCGCGCCAAGCGCCTGATCGTCGGCGACCCGCAGGACCCGAAAACCCAGGTCGGCTCGATGATCACCCAGGCCCACTATGACAAGGTCACCGGCTACATCAAGATTGGCCTCGAGGAAGGTGCCACCCTGCTGGCCGGCGGCCTGGAACGCCCGGGCAACCTGTCGGCGCACTTGAGTCGCGGGCAGTTTATCCAGCCGACGGTATTCGCCGATGTGAACAATAAAATGCGCATCGCCCAGGAAGAGATCTTTGGCCCGGTGGTGTGCCTGATCCCGTTCAAGGACGAAGCCGAGGCGCTGCAACTGGCCAACGATACCGAGTACGGCCTGGCGTCGTACGTCTGGACCCAGGACATCGGCAAGGCGCATCGTCTGGCTTACGGCATCGAAGCCGGCATGGTGTTCATCAACAGCCAGAACGTGCGGGACTTGCGCCAGCCATTCGGTGGAGTAAAAGGTTCCGGCACCGGCCGTGAAGGCGGCCAATACAGCTTCGAAGTGTTCGCCGAGATCAAGAACGTGTGCATTTCCATGGGCAGTCACCACATCCCGCGCTGGGGTGTGTAA
- a CDS encoding fumarylacetoacetate hydrolase family protein, whose amino-acid sequence MKHARIRFEDEVHSVQVDAENAVRLADGRLLAEDQVEWLPPANGSMFALGLNYADHAAELAFKPPTEPLAFIKSPGTYTGHKQVTWRPDNVAYMHYECELVAVIGKPARNVKRENALEYLAGYTVCNDYAIRDYLENYYRPNLRVKNRDATTPVGPWIVDVADVPDPSNLKLRTWINGELRQEGSTSDMIFDIPYLIEYLSSFMTLQPGDMIATGTPEGLANVVPGDEVIVEVEGVGRLVNRIVSEADFFSVRKEA is encoded by the coding sequence ATGAAACACGCCCGTATTCGCTTTGAAGATGAAGTCCATTCGGTACAGGTCGACGCTGAGAACGCCGTGCGCCTGGCCGACGGTCGCCTGCTGGCCGAAGACCAGGTCGAATGGCTGCCACCGGCCAACGGGAGCATGTTTGCCCTGGGCCTGAACTACGCCGACCACGCCGCCGAACTGGCCTTCAAGCCACCGACCGAACCGCTGGCGTTCATCAAGTCCCCCGGCACCTACACCGGCCACAAACAGGTGACCTGGCGCCCGGACAACGTCGCCTACATGCACTACGAGTGTGAACTGGTGGCGGTCATCGGCAAACCGGCGCGCAACGTCAAACGCGAGAACGCCCTGGAGTATCTGGCCGGCTACACGGTGTGCAACGACTACGCCATCCGCGACTACCTGGAAAACTACTACCGCCCCAACCTGCGGGTAAAAAACCGTGACGCCACCACACCTGTCGGCCCATGGATAGTCGACGTCGCCGACGTGCCAGACCCGAGCAACCTGAAGCTGCGCACCTGGATCAACGGTGAACTGCGCCAAGAAGGCTCGACCTCGGACATGATTTTCGACATCCCGTATTTGATCGAGTACCTGTCCAGCTTCATGACCTTGCAACCCGGCGACATGATCGCCACCGGCACGCCGGAAGGCCTGGCCAATGTGGTGCCGGGAGATGAAGTGATCGTGGAAGTGGAAGGCGTTGGTCGCCTGGTTAATCGAATTGTCAGCGAGGCGGACTTCTTCTCCGTCCGGAAAGAGGCTTGA
- a CDS encoding fumarylacetoacetate hydrolase family protein has product MSRALHDVANGTLFGVALNYQGLLNQRLAEFEQVPYQKPPVKPVLFIKTPNTRNGHDGVVLHPKGERLQPGPALGVVIGKTASRVSVENALEHVAGYTIVNEFSLPEDSYYRPAVKAKCRDGFCALGPELVARDQITNPHQLSVKLFVNGELRQQNSTANFVRSLPQLIAEISEFMTLHEGDVLITGTPEGRVDVQPGDTVEVEISGLGRLVNHIKAEELS; this is encoded by the coding sequence ATGAGCCGTGCCCTGCATGATGTTGCGAACGGCACCCTGTTCGGCGTTGCGCTGAACTACCAGGGGTTGCTGAACCAACGTCTCGCCGAATTCGAACAAGTGCCTTACCAGAAACCACCGGTGAAGCCGGTGCTGTTCATCAAGACGCCCAACACCCGCAACGGCCACGACGGCGTAGTGCTGCACCCTAAAGGTGAACGCCTGCAACCGGGTCCGGCCCTCGGGGTAGTGATTGGCAAGACCGCCAGCCGTGTCAGCGTCGAAAACGCCCTGGAGCATGTGGCGGGCTACACCATCGTCAATGAGTTCAGCTTGCCGGAAGACAGCTATTACCGCCCGGCGGTGAAAGCCAAGTGCCGGGACGGTTTCTGCGCATTGGGCCCGGAACTGGTGGCCCGTGACCAGATTACCAACCCGCACCAACTGAGCGTGAAGCTGTTCGTCAACGGTGAACTGCGCCAGCAAAACTCCACCGCCAACTTCGTGCGCAGCCTCCCGCAGTTGATCGCCGAGATCAGCGAGTTCATGACTCTGCACGAGGGCGACGTGCTGATCACCGGCACTCCCGAAGGCCGTGTGGATGTGCAACCCGGCGACACGGTTGAAGTCGAGATCAGCGGCCTGGGCCGCCTGGTCAACCACATCAAGGCAGAGGAGCTGTCATGA
- the hpaA gene encoding 4-hydroxyphenylacetate catabolism regulatory protein HpaA, with protein MSDRQPIPNINIGQVYDQRYSDAEVHYDRLGNLAGFFGRNMPVHRHDRFFQVHYVKTGAVRAYLDDQQYLESGPMFFLTPPTVAHSFVTEADADGHVLTVRQQLVWALIDADPSLAPGAQLPAACVALARLAPEFHPEVRRLEFLFDELCSEINAQASGRGSALDSLTRLIMISLLRLCANSLEARPARHEDLRIFHRFNELIEDHYLQHWPLSRYADGIGVTEARLNEVCRRIADLPSKRLILERLMQEARRLLLFTGSSANEICYQLGFKDPAYFSRFFQRYAQMTPGEYRQRQSGLR; from the coding sequence ATGAGCGATCGTCAGCCGATCCCCAACATCAACATCGGGCAGGTCTACGACCAGCGTTACAGCGACGCCGAGGTGCACTACGACCGGCTCGGCAACCTGGCCGGTTTTTTTGGCCGCAACATGCCGGTGCATCGTCATGACCGGTTTTTTCAGGTGCACTACGTCAAGACTGGCGCGGTGCGGGCCTATCTGGACGACCAGCAGTACCTCGAATCCGGGCCGATGTTTTTCCTCACGCCGCCGACGGTGGCGCATTCCTTCGTCACCGAAGCCGACGCCGACGGCCATGTGCTGACTGTGCGCCAGCAACTGGTGTGGGCCTTGATCGATGCCGACCCAAGCCTGGCCCCCGGCGCACAATTGCCGGCGGCCTGTGTAGCGTTGGCGCGGCTGGCGCCGGAGTTTCATCCCGAGGTACGCCGCCTGGAATTCCTGTTCGACGAGCTGTGCAGCGAGATCAACGCCCAGGCCAGCGGGCGCGGTTCGGCGCTGGACAGCCTGACGCGGCTGATCATGATCAGCCTGCTGCGGCTCTGCGCCAATTCCCTGGAGGCTCGTCCGGCACGTCACGAAGACCTGCGAATCTTCCACCGCTTCAACGAACTGATCGAAGACCACTACCTGCAACACTGGCCGCTGTCGCGTTATGCCGACGGTATCGGCGTCACTGAAGCGCGGCTCAACGAGGTGTGCCGACGAATTGCCGACCTGCCATCGAAACGCCTGATCCTCGAACGGCTGATGCAGGAAGCCCGGCGCCTGCTGCTGTTCACCGGCAGCTCGGCGAATGAAATCTGCTACCAGTTGGGGTTCAAGGACCCGGCGTATTTCAGCCGGTTCTTCCAGCGCTACGCGCAAATGACGCCGGGGGAGTACCGCCAGCGTCAATCGGGGTTGCGTTGA
- a CDS encoding OprD family porin, giving the protein MHSCLFRTAASAGLCAAFTPLVVHADFIQDSKASLDLRNFYMNRDFRQANAPQNKADEWAQGFVLRLESGYTEGVVGFGVDALGEMGLKLDSSRDRRGTGLLPSGASGEPADSYSELGLTAKLRLSKTVLKLGTLQPILPVAAYNDTRLLPSTYNGELVTSQDIDGLTLNVGRLEKQNLRDSSNNESMSYGGVNSSHLDLAGGTYAINPHLVATYYYAQMQDIYRQNFIGLVHDLPLGEGVNLRTDLRYFDTREQGSALLRSPTRVDGGRIDNRFFNGMFSLSVGAHKFGLGYQNLSGDGDFAFPGQDPYSVNLVTINIFTKANTDAWQARYDYNFAALGLPGLTFMTRYVDGSHAQTATVRNGREWERDTDVVYTVQSGPLKNVNVRLRNATLRSSNGLTSDIDESRVIIGYTVALW; this is encoded by the coding sequence ATGCATTCGTGCCTCTTTCGCACGGCGGCAAGCGCTGGCCTGTGCGCCGCGTTTACCCCTCTGGTCGTCCACGCCGACTTTATCCAGGACAGCAAAGCCAGCCTGGACCTGCGCAATTTCTACATGAACCGCGACTTTCGCCAGGCCAACGCGCCGCAGAACAAGGCGGACGAATGGGCGCAAGGTTTTGTGCTGCGCCTGGAGTCGGGCTACACCGAAGGCGTGGTGGGTTTTGGCGTGGACGCCTTGGGTGAAATGGGCCTGAAGCTCGACTCCAGCCGCGACCGCCGCGGCACCGGGCTGTTGCCATCCGGCGCCAGCGGCGAACCGGCCGACAGCTACAGCGAACTCGGCCTGACCGCCAAATTGCGCCTGTCGAAGACCGTGCTCAAGCTCGGCACCCTGCAACCGATATTGCCGGTGGCCGCCTACAACGACACCCGCTTGCTGCCATCGACCTACAACGGTGAACTGGTGACTTCCCAGGACATCGACGGCCTGACATTGAACGTCGGCCGCCTGGAAAAACAAAACCTGCGGGACTCCTCCAACAACGAGTCCATGAGCTACGGCGGCGTCAACAGCAGCCACCTGGACCTGGCCGGCGGCACCTACGCGATCAATCCGCACCTGGTCGCGACCTATTACTACGCGCAGATGCAAGACATCTACCGCCAGAACTTTATCGGTCTGGTGCATGACCTGCCGCTGGGCGAAGGCGTGAACCTGCGCACCGACCTGCGCTACTTCGACACTCGCGAGCAAGGCAGCGCCCTGCTGCGCAGCCCGACACGCGTGGACGGCGGGCGGATCGACAACCGCTTCTTCAACGGCATGTTCAGCCTGTCGGTGGGCGCGCACAAATTCGGCCTGGGCTACCAGAATCTTTCCGGCGATGGCGACTTTGCCTTCCCGGGGCAAGACCCGTACTCGGTCAACCTGGTGACCATCAATATCTTCACCAAGGCCAACACCGATGCCTGGCAGGCGCGCTACGACTACAACTTCGCCGCCCTCGGCCTGCCGGGCCTGACGTTCATGACCCGCTACGTCGACGGCAGCCACGCGCAAACCGCCACGGTGCGCAACGGCCGGGAGTGGGAGCGCGACACCGACGTGGTCTACACCGTGCAAAGCGGCCCGCTGAAGAACGTCAACGTACGGCTGCGTAACGCGACGCTACGCTCGAGCAACGGCCTGACCAGCGACATCGACGAAAGCCGGGTGATCATCGGCTACACCGTGGCCCTGTGGTAA
- the hpaR gene encoding homoprotocatechuate degradation operon regulator HpaR — translation MPTPRPSLTLTLLQAREAAMAFFRPLLNEHDLTEQQWRVIRILRQQGELESHQLAHLACILKPSMTGVLTRLERDGIVRRRKSSEDQRRVFVALTEQGQQCFVDMSAGMESNYLKIQEQFGEEQLQQLLDLLSKLKNIKP, via the coding sequence ATGCCGACCCCCAGACCGTCCCTTACGCTCACCTTGCTGCAAGCCCGCGAAGCGGCCATGGCATTTTTCCGGCCGCTACTCAACGAACATGATCTGACTGAACAGCAGTGGCGGGTGATTCGTATCCTGCGCCAGCAGGGCGAACTGGAAAGCCATCAGTTGGCGCACCTGGCGTGCATCCTCAAACCAAGCATGACCGGCGTCCTAACTCGACTGGAGCGCGACGGTATCGTTCGGCGAAGAAAGTCTTCCGAAGATCAGCGGAGGGTGTTCGTCGCCCTGACCGAGCAGGGGCAGCAATGTTTTGTCGATATGAGTGCGGGAATGGAAAGCAACTACCTGAAGATTCAGGAGCAGTTCGGTGAGGAGCAGCTTCAACAGTTGCTGGATCTGCTCAGTAAGCTGAAGAACATCAAGCCCTGA
- a CDS encoding transposase, which yields MVLRIFTDAITLNVKMSLRQRNSYPKPFKAQVIQEYPHPGATLSSVAIRHGINTNVIRK from the coding sequence ATGGTGCTGCGTATTTTTACGGACGCGATTACCCTTAACGTCAAGATGTCCCTGCGCCAACGAAACTCCTACCCAAAACCCTTTAAGGCCCAGGTTATTCAGGAGTACCCGCATCCGGGCGCAACGCTTTCCAGTGTTGCCATCCGCCACGGCATCAACACCAACGTGATCCGCAAGTAG
- a CDS encoding TIGR03747 family integrating conjugative element membrane protein, which translates to MTTSAPNTPPQPIQHPGLIVSTISLVLRIVGLLIASLLFSILIEFVGLLLFWSDQGWRHSQAMLTNELGWLSEHFKASLILQQPGQTIVQVLDFLNQWLLAKTGFADFARQARVSSQGNDFWSWTNQIYVSIEDFILAVVYVTFTFVVRLTILVLATPLFLLATLTGFVDGLMRRDLRKFGAGRESSFVYHRAKRAVIPLLIVPCGIYLSMPFSLSPIIILLPCSVLLGASVAITATTFKKYL; encoded by the coding sequence ATGACGACTTCCGCACCAAACACGCCGCCACAGCCGATCCAGCATCCAGGATTGATCGTCTCGACGATCAGTCTGGTCCTACGCATCGTCGGATTGCTGATCGCCTCGCTGCTGTTCTCGATCCTCATCGAGTTCGTCGGTTTGCTGCTGTTCTGGAGCGATCAGGGTTGGCGGCACAGCCAAGCCATGTTGACGAACGAGCTGGGCTGGCTGAGCGAGCACTTCAAAGCTTCACTCATCCTCCAACAACCCGGGCAAACGATCGTTCAAGTACTGGATTTTCTAAATCAGTGGCTGCTGGCCAAGACTGGCTTTGCGGATTTTGCCCGGCAGGCTCGGGTTTCGAGCCAGGGCAACGACTTCTGGAGTTGGACCAATCAGATATACGTGAGCATCGAGGATTTCATACTGGCTGTAGTGTATGTGACCTTTACCTTCGTGGTGCGCCTGACCATTCTGGTCCTGGCCACACCACTATTTTTGTTGGCCACGCTCACCGGTTTTGTCGATGGCTTGATGCGCCGCGACCTGCGTAAGTTTGGAGCCGGGCGAGAAAGCAGTTTTGTCTATCACCGTGCTAAACGAGCAGTGATACCACTGTTGATCGTGCCCTGCGGGATTTACCTATCCATGCCCTTTTCACTCAGTCCTATAATTATTCTATTACCTTGCTCGGTATTACTCGGAGCATCAGTAGCTATCACAGCAACAACGTTCAAAAAATATCTCTAG
- a CDS encoding transposase — protein MQSKTVEAAGYVVVVTTLNCLDAQGILALYRHRWQVELAFKRMKSLLGLSHLRKKNPEGAKAWLQGKLLVACLIERLIATGEHFSPLEGQGSQRASDTPALPLA, from the coding sequence GTGCAGTCTAAGACGGTGGAAGCGGCAGGTTATGTGGTGGTGGTCACAACCCTGAACTGCCTGGATGCCCAAGGAATTTTGGCCCTCTACCGGCACCGTTGGCAGGTGGAGTTGGCGTTCAAGCGGATGAAATCTTTATTAGGGTTATCGCACCTTAGAAAGAAAAATCCGGAAGGCGCAAAAGCTTGGCTGCAAGGGAAATTATTGGTGGCTTGCTTGATCGAGCGGTTAATCGCAACAGGCGAGCATTTTTCCCCTCTCGAGGGTCAAGGATCACAAAGAGCAAGCGATACGCCAGCGTTGCCGCTGGCGTGA
- a CDS encoding DNA topoisomerase III produces the protein MRLFLCEKPSQGRDIAKVLGASRRGDGCLIGREATVTWCIGHLLETAPPEAYGDQYKTWSLDHLPIIPAQWRVEVKPKTVAQFKIIKHLLSEAATVVIATDADREGEMIARELLELCNYRGSVERLWLSALNEASIRKALLSLKSSQETFPLYQSALARSRADWLFGMNLSRLFTLLGRRAGYDGVLSVGRVQTPTLRLVVERDRAIASFVSVPYWVVDVHLSSMGQPFTASWIPPSSGRDEAGRCLQQALASQAAQAISSSKTATVVWLQTKHFREAPPLPFDLSTLQEICSRKLGLGAQETLNIAQALYETHKATSYPRSDCRYLPESMFNEVAAVFDALLKMDSALRPALGSLDRSLRSRAWNDAKVTAHHAIIPTTEPANLERMSEQERQVYELIRSHYLAQFLPHHEFDRTEVELECGAECLTAVGKQILVQGWKGLLSDNPEDDEPGQKTQVLPALQQGSQCAVDDVELKSIRTAAPKPLTEGDLIRAMKNVAKLVNDPRLKQKLRDTTGIGTEATRASIIKGLIDRGYLLKKKRALMASAAAHTLIEAVPAAVADPGMTTIWEQALDEIEAGRLTLDAFVAKQAHWITQLIANCGALTLSVPVEAGPACPNCNASMLRRKGKSGPFWSCSHYPDCKGTVPISKGTRRP, from the coding sequence TGGTGTATCGGTCACCTGCTGGAAACGGCCCCACCTGAAGCCTATGGCGATCAATACAAAACCTGGTCGTTGGATCATCTACCGATCATTCCCGCGCAGTGGAGGGTTGAGGTCAAACCCAAGACTGTCGCGCAGTTCAAAATCATCAAACACCTGCTCAGCGAAGCTGCCACCGTCGTCATCGCCACCGACGCCGATCGCGAAGGTGAAATGATTGCCCGCGAGTTACTGGAGCTCTGCAACTATCGTGGCTCTGTTGAGCGCCTCTGGTTATCCGCACTCAACGAGGCGTCAATTCGCAAAGCGCTGTTGTCGCTGAAGTCTAGTCAGGAGACCTTCCCGCTCTATCAATCAGCCCTCGCCCGCAGCCGCGCCGATTGGCTGTTTGGTATGAACCTCAGTCGTTTGTTTACCCTCCTAGGACGGCGGGCGGGCTATGACGGCGTACTGTCGGTTGGACGCGTCCAAACGCCCACTTTGCGCTTGGTGGTTGAACGAGACCGCGCGATTGCCAGCTTCGTCTCTGTACCGTACTGGGTGGTGGATGTGCACCTGTCTTCAATGGGGCAACCCTTCACCGCGTCGTGGATACCGCCAAGCTCAGGACGTGACGAAGCCGGTCGCTGCCTGCAGCAGGCGCTTGCTAGTCAGGCCGCCCAAGCGATTTCTAGCAGCAAGACCGCCACCGTAGTCTGGCTGCAGACTAAGCATTTCCGCGAAGCGCCACCCCTGCCCTTCGACCTGAGCACACTGCAAGAAATCTGTTCACGCAAGTTGGGACTCGGCGCTCAGGAAACCCTGAACATCGCCCAAGCCTTATATGAAACCCACAAAGCCACCAGCTATCCGCGCAGCGATTGCCGCTATCTGCCAGAGAGCATGTTCAACGAGGTCGCCGCGGTATTCGATGCCCTGCTCAAAATGGATTCCGCGTTACGCCCAGCGCTCGGAAGCCTCGATCGATCATTGCGCTCACGAGCATGGAACGATGCCAAGGTGACTGCGCACCACGCCATCATCCCCACTACCGAGCCGGCGAACCTTGAGCGGATGTCAGAACAAGAGCGCCAAGTCTACGAACTGATTCGCAGCCACTATCTCGCGCAATTCCTGCCGCATCACGAGTTTGATCGAACCGAGGTCGAACTGGAGTGCGGAGCCGAATGTTTGACTGCTGTTGGCAAACAGATCCTCGTCCAAGGCTGGAAAGGCTTACTCTCCGACAACCCCGAAGACGATGAACCCGGTCAAAAGACCCAGGTGTTGCCCGCCCTGCAACAGGGTAGCCAGTGCGCAGTGGACGACGTCGAGCTCAAATCCATACGCACCGCCGCTCCCAAACCGCTCACCGAGGGTGATCTGATCAGGGCGATGAAAAATGTGGCCAAGCTGGTCAACGACCCGCGTCTGAAACAGAAACTTCGGGACACCACCGGTATCGGCACCGAAGCCACACGAGCCAGCATCATCAAGGGCTTGATTGATCGCGGTTATTTGTTGAAGAAAAAACGAGCCTTGATGGCTTCCGCAGCGGCCCATACCCTGATCGAGGCGGTGCCCGCTGCAGTCGCGGATCCGGGTATGACCACGATCTGGGAGCAGGCTCTGGATGAAATCGAAGCGGGACGTCTGACCTTGGATGCATTCGTGGCCAAACAGGCGCACTGGATTACGCAGCTGATCGCAAACTGCGGAGCGCTTACCCTGTCGGTACCGGTCGAAGCCGGGCCGGCTTGCCCCAATTGCAATGCCTCAATGCTCAGACGTAAGGGAAAATCAGGGCCGTTCTGGTCATGCTCCCACTACCCGGACTGCAAAGGCACCGTGCCGATCAGCAAAGGGACGCGTCGTCCATGA